From Halomicrobium salinisoli, the proteins below share one genomic window:
- a CDS encoding bacterio-opsin activator domain-containing protein, whose protein sequence is MALQDQRTQPADVVHLEFRLTDPSHPFVGLSTVGDCEVELIESYPRRTGGYRSIYSVANADPDRVLGRAAAIADGGAQFVSRRADGGLLELCTNGMSPAAFLAEGGALPREVTAVGGEGRITAELFAETSDHGVAEAFLATHPTAELVAHRQRSEYTAAAGSRGLNEAVRTRLTDRQREALRAAHEEGYFEWPREATGEDLAERLGITPPTFSQHLRAAERKLVAAAFE, encoded by the coding sequence ATGGCACTCCAGGACCAACGAACCCAGCCCGCGGACGTCGTCCACCTCGAGTTCCGGCTGACGGACCCGTCACACCCGTTCGTCGGCCTCTCGACGGTCGGGGACTGCGAGGTCGAACTGATCGAGAGCTACCCCCGGCGAACGGGGGGATACAGGAGCATCTACTCGGTCGCCAACGCCGATCCGGACAGGGTGCTCGGGCGTGCGGCGGCCATCGCGGACGGGGGCGCACAGTTCGTCTCCCGTCGAGCGGACGGAGGGCTCCTGGAACTGTGCACGAACGGGATGAGCCCGGCGGCGTTCCTGGCCGAGGGCGGCGCGCTCCCGCGCGAGGTGACCGCCGTCGGTGGCGAGGGCCGCATCACCGCGGAACTGTTCGCGGAGACGAGCGACCACGGCGTCGCCGAGGCCTTCCTGGCCACCCACCCGACGGCGGAACTGGTCGCCCACCGGCAGCGGTCGGAGTACACGGCTGCGGCCGGCAGTCGGGGACTCAACGAGGCCGTCCGCACCAGGCTCACGGACCGCCAGCGCGAGGCGCTCCGGGCCGCCCACGAGGAGGGCTACTTCGAGTGGCCGCGCGAGGCGACCGGCGAGGACCTGGCCGAGCGGCTGGGCATCACGCCGCCGACCTTCTCCCAGCACCTCCGGGCGGCGGAGCGAAAGCTCGTGGCCGCGGCGTTCGAGTGA
- a CDS encoding ketopantoate reductase family protein gives MDVLVFGAGSLGSLLGGLLARDHDVTLVGRDPHAAAIREDGLRITGAVETHLRPEAVTAAADAGDGSGWDLAVVAVKAHDTPQAAAALADCDLGACLSVQNGLGNEERLAAALDCPVLAGTCTYGARLDEPGSVECTGVGEVVLGPREGGESPAAERVGAAFDEAGVETTVATDMPRRLWEKLAVNAGINATTALSDLPNGALLDGPANDLARAAARETARVARTDGVDLPDDEAVAAVERVAEATAENVSSMRRDLQRGRRTEIDAINGAVVERADEPVPVNEALTRLVRAWEQERELR, from the coding sequence ATGGACGTCCTCGTCTTCGGCGCCGGCAGCCTCGGCAGCCTGCTCGGAGGACTGCTGGCCCGCGACCACGACGTGACACTGGTCGGCCGGGACCCCCACGCCGCCGCGATCCGCGAGGACGGGCTCCGGATCACGGGGGCGGTCGAGACGCACCTCAGGCCCGAGGCCGTCACCGCGGCCGCGGACGCCGGGGACGGGAGCGGCTGGGACCTCGCCGTCGTCGCGGTCAAGGCCCACGACACGCCCCAGGCCGCCGCCGCGCTGGCCGACTGCGACCTCGGGGCCTGCCTCTCCGTCCAGAACGGGCTGGGCAACGAGGAGCGCCTGGCCGCGGCCCTCGACTGCCCCGTGCTGGCCGGCACCTGCACCTATGGTGCGCGCCTCGACGAACCGGGCAGCGTCGAGTGCACCGGCGTCGGCGAGGTGGTCCTCGGACCGCGCGAGGGCGGCGAGAGCCCGGCTGCCGAGCGCGTCGGCGCGGCGTTCGACGAGGCCGGCGTCGAGACGACCGTCGCGACGGACATGCCCCGCCGGCTCTGGGAGAAACTGGCGGTCAACGCCGGGATCAACGCGACGACGGCGCTTTCAGACCTGCCCAACGGCGCGCTGCTCGACGGGCCCGCGAACGACCTCGCGCGCGCGGCCGCACGGGAGACGGCCCGCGTCGCTCGCACTGACGGGGTTGATCTCCCCGACGACGAGGCCGTCGCGGCCGTCGAGCGCGTCGCCGAGGCGACCGCCGAGAACGTCTCCTCGATGCGGCGGGACCTGCAGCGGGGTCGGCGGACGGAGATCGACGCGATCAACGGAGCGGTCGTCGAGCGGGCCGACGAGCCGGTGCCGGTCAACGAGGCGCTGACGCGGCTCGTTCGGGCGTGGGAGCAAGAGCGGGAGTTGCGGTAG
- the metX gene encoding homoserine O-acetyltransferase MetX, with amino-acid sequence MEVDNNTVSLGAFEFECGETIPELEVAYETYGEFDGDNAVLVCHALTGSAHVASQGRFQDADQAFAWWDDIVGPGKAIDTNEYFVVCVNVPGSCYGTSGPASENPETGEPYATEFPPVTVTDWTEAQRLVLDELGVPHLHAVVGGSVGGMNALEWVKRHPDHVEKVASVAAAPRLDAQCLALDSIAQRAITTDPDWNDGHYYGDDGEHPDEGLALARQLGHVMYFSKSSMERRFGRRAATREFEREFPTDPAGRFFPYRDVESFLDYNSTKFVERFDANSYLYLTRAMDNYDLSAGFESDADALAAFDGEALLVSFTGDWHFTTEQSEALAEAFRETDTDTAHHVVDSDYGHDAFLVEPDRVGPPLSDFLEEGLTGNAISDTVDDDDDDGGNDYAPVHTSLFS; translated from the coding sequence ATGGAGGTAGACAACAACACCGTCTCGCTGGGCGCGTTCGAGTTCGAGTGCGGCGAGACGATCCCGGAACTGGAGGTCGCCTACGAGACCTACGGCGAGTTCGACGGGGACAACGCCGTCCTCGTCTGCCACGCGCTGACCGGCAGCGCCCACGTCGCCTCGCAGGGCCGCTTCCAGGACGCCGACCAGGCGTTCGCCTGGTGGGACGACATCGTCGGCCCGGGCAAGGCCATCGACACGAACGAGTACTTCGTGGTGTGCGTGAACGTGCCCGGCTCGTGCTACGGCACGAGCGGGCCCGCCTCGGAGAACCCCGAGACGGGCGAGCCCTACGCCACGGAGTTCCCGCCGGTGACGGTCACCGACTGGACGGAGGCCCAGCGCCTCGTCCTCGACGAACTCGGCGTCCCGCACCTCCACGCCGTCGTCGGCGGCAGCGTCGGCGGCATGAACGCCCTCGAGTGGGTCAAGCGCCACCCCGACCACGTCGAGAAGGTGGCGTCGGTCGCCGCCGCGCCGCGGCTGGACGCCCAGTGCCTCGCGCTCGACTCCATCGCCCAGCGCGCCATCACCACGGATCCCGACTGGAACGACGGCCACTACTACGGCGACGACGGCGAGCACCCGGACGAGGGCCTCGCGCTGGCCCGCCAGCTGGGCCACGTGATGTACTTCTCGAAGTCCTCGATGGAGCGCCGCTTCGGCCGCCGCGCCGCCACCCGCGAGTTCGAGCGGGAGTTCCCCACCGACCCCGCGGGCCGGTTCTTCCCGTATCGCGACGTCGAGTCGTTCCTCGACTACAACTCGACGAAGTTCGTCGAGCGGTTCGACGCCAACAGCTATCTCTACCTGACCCGCGCGATGGACAACTACGACCTCTCGGCCGGCTTCGAGTCCGACGCCGACGCGCTCGCGGCGTTCGACGGCGAGGCGCTGCTGGTCTCCTTTACCGGCGACTGGCACTTCACCACCGAGCAGTCCGAGGCGCTGGCCGAGGCGTTCCGCGAGACGGACACCGACACCGCCCACCACGTCGTCGACTCAGACTACGGCCACGACGCCTTCCTCGTCGAGCCCGACCGGGTCGGCCCGCCGCTTTCGGACTTCCTCGAGGAGGGACTGACCGGCAACGCCATCTCCGACACCGTCGACGACGATGACGACGACGGCGGCAACGACTACGCGCCCGTCCACACCAGCCTGTTCTCCTAG